In Streptomyces sp. TLI_146, the genomic stretch TCCGGGTCCGGCAGGTCCAGGCGGACGCAGCGGCGCAGGAACGCGGGCGGGAAGTCGCGCTCGCCGTTGCTGGTGATCACCACCACCGGGAACTCGCGGCAGCGCACCACGCCCCGGGTGACCGTGACCCGTCCGCCCTCGGGGTCATGGGTGAGCACCGGCACCTCGGACTGCGCCTCCGGCAGCCGCGACAGCTCGGGGATCTCGAACTCGCCCTCCTCGAACACGGTCAGCAGGTCGTTGGGGAGGTCGACGTCGCCCTTGTCGAGCTCGTCCACCAGCAGCACCCGCGGCCGCTCGCGCGGGACGAGCGCGGTGCCCAGCGGTCCCAGGCGCACGAAGGTGCCGATGTCGGGCTCGGGCGCGCCGCGCTCCTGGCGCAGATGCGTCTCGCGCAGCCGCCCGATGGCGTCGTACCCGTACAGCGCGTCCTTGAGCACGGACCGGCTGTTGACCGGCCACTGGAGCACCGGACCCAGCGACAGTTCGTGCGCGACGGCGTGCGCCAGTGAGGACTTGCCGGTGCCGGGGTGCCCGGTGACCAGGAGCGGACGGCGCAGATGCAGTGCGGCGCTCACGACGTCCGCTTCGGTGCGGCCGATCAAGTACGGGCGGTGGCGCACCCGCGTCCCCGGGGCGCCGTTGGCGAACTGCCGCCACGGCGGCGCCTCGGGGAAGTCCACCTGGCGGGCCGTGCGGTCGCCGCGGAAGAGCCGCCACCCGTCGTTCTCCGTCATGTCGCCTGATCCGTTCCTTGTGAGAGGCGGGCGATTCCTTCCGGTCCCTGCGAGGGGTCGGCGAGCTGCAGCTCGTCGGGGAGCGGCAGCTCGGCGTCCTCCCACACCAGCGCCGGCCGTGCGGGAACCTGCGGGTCCATATAGGCGCGGACTCTGAAGTGCCGGACGCGTTCGGGGAGTTCGTCGACGGGTCCGTAGGGACCCGCCCCGTCGAGCCGGGCGGCATCCCCCGGCCCCCCGGCCGCGCGGTCCCACAGGACGATCGGCACCCC encodes the following:
- a CDS encoding MoxR family ATPase, which translates into the protein MTENDGWRLFRGDRTARQVDFPEAPPWRQFANGAPGTRVRHRPYLIGRTEADVVSAALHLRRPLLVTGHPGTGKSSLAHAVAHELSLGPVLQWPVNSRSVLKDALYGYDAIGRLRETHLRQERGAPEPDIGTFVRLGPLGTALVPRERPRVLLVDELDKGDVDLPNDLLTVFEEGEFEIPELSRLPEAQSEVPVLTHDPEGGRVTVTRGVVRCREFPVVVITSNGERDFPPAFLRRCVRLDLPDPDEERLRDIVAAHLGEGALEGVDDLLHAFLNRRAPGELATDQLLNAVFLRKGGVNLNAEGLLDAVLHRLGGSV